The genome window TCCCGACCGTGGAGGGATCTCCTCCGTAGTCTCATTCATTCAAGCATCTATCGGAGCCTCTGACGCAGGAATGTGACTGCGGGACAGACGTATTGTCATGCGTAGTGTGACATTAGGTCTGTCCCTCTGTCACATTCGAGCGCTATAACGTATCTCCTCGCCTTAATGTCTTCATATTTGCCTTTGGCAAATATCCCGTGCGAAGCACAGTATATATCACATGGCCAGTAGGCCATATTTCACATCGGCTATAGGCCGATATTTCACATTTGCCGAAGGCAAATATTTCACATTAAACAAAAAGCGCCATCATCCGATGGAGCTTTTCTGTTTAATATTTCACTTACCAGATTATAGGATAGTCATTTCCTTCTTCAAAAGGGCCAAGGCCTTCTGATGCCGTATCTTCACCGCCCCGTAGCTCAGCCTCATCATCATCGCGATCTCCGTGAGCGGTTTCCCGTCATAGTACGCCAGCACGATGATGTCCTGCAGCTCTTCCGGCAGCTTGTTCAGTGCCGCAGCCAGCTCGCTCAGCGTTTCCTGGCTCAGCAGCTCATCGTCAATCTCGCCTTCCGCCGCGATGTTCTCGTCCGGCTCATCCATCACCTTGTTCCGGCGGAAATAGTCGATCACTGTATTCCGCGTAATGGTGAAGATCCAGGTACTCATTGACGCCTTCTTCTCATCATAGGCATCAATCTTCTTATAGGCCTTCTCAAACACATCAGCACACAGGTCTTCCGCGTCTGCCCGGCGCTGCACCCGGGCTGCGATGTACCCCATTACCTTGCCGCTGTATGTTTCATATATCTTCTCCCAGTCAGGAGTTGTCATCGTCTTTGTCAAGCAGACTCTTACGCTTCATCGCTGTCTCCGGCATCCCCGCCGCTGCCACAAGATCAGCTTCATCATCGCTCAGCATCCGTGCGCTGCCGCTGTACCGGGCATGCACCCTGTCGATAACTTTCTGAAGATCTTCATTCTGCTCGTATTTCTGGAAATCAAACAGTGCTCTCAGTTTTTTCTCCAATTGTTGTGCTGCGCCTCCTTTCCATCTTCATTCGCACCGGGAGCCCCGGAACTTTGTCCCGTAACCTCCCGTCACAGTTTTATACGTGCGCTTTTGAAAGATGGCAGCTGCTCCATAGAATAAGTACTTTGTAAATGATACTTTTCCTGCGGGCCTGGCTTTCCGCCAGTGGAACATCTTTCAAATTGTATTTTATCCTAAATATCTTTCCATTTCAACTGTCATCAATTTCAATATAACGTTACCCATAATAATCTCAATATTTCAAGCATCGTTCGCGGAATAACGGGACGGTTTTGCCGGTGCACGAAGCTGCTGACCGGCAGAACCGTCCCGGCGTTCCAACGACCCACTCAATCAACTTCCCGTGTCATCTCGACCGACCGAAGGGAGCGGAGAGATCTGATCAATTCGAAAAAACAGCACCCCGTGCTGTTTACTCCACCATTTCCTTAAAAAATGTCATCCTGAGCAAGACGAACGAAGTGAGCGTAGTCGAAGGATCTAGTCTTCAGTTTTAAGTAGTTTTCGTCCTCAGGCGAAAACCCTGAACGCCCTTCCTTCTACTACCATTGCTGTCAGCCTTCCCCCTTTTCCGCAACCAGTATCTATACATATAACCCCATGCTCAGGAAGGGCTGTTTCCTCCCCATACACGAGTTCCTTTCCTTCTCCGCCCTGACCGTCAAAATACATCGGCTTTTCGATTCCAACGTGACCCACAATGGTCAATATTCCCTTATACTCATTTTCAAAGATAACCCCGTGATCATGGATCAGCGTCTGCCGGTCATTCGCCTCGATCGGTTCCACCTTCACCCCGGCATGCACGCACTGGTATCCTTCTCCCTTCCAGTAAAGCCTGCAGTGTGCCTGGATCCACGGAATGGCATCTTCCATCTTCCCGCCATGATCTTTGAAGCTTTTCACGGTGGTTCCGCGGCCCACCTTGTCCCAGATCATCTTCTGCCTTAGCGTCAGCTTCTCCGCCAGCAGGAAATCCTCATGGTTCCCCAGCAGCAGCACAAACCGTTCCCCGAATTCCTGATCCAGTTTTTGTACGATCTGAAACACTTCATAAGACTCCGGACCCCTGTCAAACAGATCCCCAAGCATAATCAGCCGGTCCTTTTCAGGATCGGCTTTTACTTTATCAAACAATGCGCTCAATTCCTTTGCGCATCCATGTACATCCCCAATAATAATCGTTCTCATTTAATCAAGTTTCCACTTTTCCCCGCGTAAGCGGATATCAATTCAAGGAATGACGTAGTCATTCATCCACCATTATTCATTTTTAAGTTTTCAGTTTTCAGTATTCATTTGAGCATTTGCGATCAATCTTCCATCTTCCAGATTAAACACTCTATCGCAAATGCTCAGTGCTGCGCGTCGATGCGTAACAATAATCACCGTCTTATCCCGCATCGCATCGATATTGCGTAGCACTGTCGCTTCCGTTTCCTCATCCAGCGCGCTTGTCGCTTCATCCAGCAGCAGGATCGGTGCGTCACTCAGCAGCGCCCTGGCGATCGCCAGCCGCTGCGCCTGTCCTTCACTCAGTCCGATGCCGCGTTCGCCCAGCTTCGCGTCCATCCCGACCTTCTTCACCAGTTCATCCAGGCAGGCAGCCTGCACCGCTGCCTCGATCTTTTCATCACTGGCTTCATCCGTAAACATGGTCAGGTTATCCTTCAGTGTTCCGCTCATCAGCATATTGCCCTGAGGAACATAGGCAAACAGGCTCCGTGTCCCTTTGCTCGCCGGTACGCTTTCATTTCCGTTCACAAAAGTCACACTGCCCGTATTGGGCCGGTAGATCCCCAGCAGCAGCTGGAACAGGCTTGTCTTGCCCCCGCCGCTGATTCCTGTCAGCGCCACAAAGTCCCCGCGCTTGATCACCGCGCTAACGCCCTTCAGCACGTCTTCCGGGCTCTCCTCATACTGGAACCCTACATTCTCCAGCCGTATCTCATCAAAGGCCTTAAGGGGCGTTCCTGCCTCTTCATCTGGCAGCCCGATCACTTCCTGCAGCCGCTCCGCGGATGCCACCACACCGTACGCCTGGCTGATCAGGCTCACCGCGTTGGCAATAGGTGTCTGGATGCGTCCAACCAGCTGGATCAGTGCTGCCAATCCGCCGTATGTAAATGTCCCCTGATAGATCTTTACACATCCCCACAGGTTGCAGATCAGCCAGCTGATGTCAAACAGGCTTCCCATGCCGTTGTTCATGGCGATGGAAAGCTTTCCGTTCCGGATCTGTTCCTTAGCCAGGTGTTCCCGGTGTTCATCCATGTTTTCCAGTGCCCGTTCTTCAGAAACGGACGCCTTGATCAACCGTACATTCTCCAGTGTTTCCTGCGTACTGGCATGTAATTTTGCCTGGGCATCCTGCATCCGCTTATGGCGCCGTTTCATCGGGTTCCGGAATGCAGCCGTCAGGATAACGCCCGCCACACCTGTCACGATCAGTACAGGCACAAAACGCCAATCCATGCTGATCAATATACCTGCCGCACCAAAGAACGACACAGACAGCCTCAATACGCTGGGCAGCAGATTCAGAGCACCGTCCCGCACCACACTCACGTCAGAGAACACCCGGCTCACCAATTCACCGCTGTGGAATGGTTTCAAAGCCGGATACTCCTTGCTCATCAGGCTTTCGGTTACCTGTCGCTGCATTTCCAGCTGCATCCGTGCCGACGTCCTTGTCCGCAGATATGATGTAAAAACAGAAATTCCCCGCTCAATGGCAATAATCGCCACCAGCAGGATCCCGTACTTCCAAAGCAGGCTGCTGTCGTGGCTTGTCGCCCCATCGATCAGTTCCTTCGTTACCATGGTCATGCATAGGGATAATGCCGTTCCCGAAATGCCAAGCAGCGAAATAGCACATATAGGCAGACGGAACGGCTTCATCCACCGGTGTATTGACTTATACACCGGACTGCTGAACACAGCCTTTACTCTCTTCAGATTGCTTTCCATATCGCTCCTGTATGTTAATCAAAAAGGATTGTAGTATCAACTCCGTACATTATACTACAATCCCTGTTTCTTTGTCATTCTATAAAACATAGTCTATTAAGAAACTTCTGACCATATCAGAAGTTTCTCACTATGTTCTCCACTTCCTCATCCCCGAGCTTGGTGATCTTCTTCTCCACTACCCTGTATACCCTGTCGCACATACTCAATACTGTCGGCCTATGTGTAGTGATAATAAACGTTCTTCCCGGTGACTTCTGCAGGATATTCCGCAGCACACTCCGCTCGGTTTCCACGTCCAGTGCGCTGGTGGCTTCATCCATCAGCATCACCGGTGCGTCCCGCAGCAGCGCGCGGGCAATGGAAATTCGCTGTGCCTGTCCTTCGCTCAGGCCTCTACCCCGTTCATAGATATCATTATTGATTCCCTTTTCCAGTTTCTCCACAAACTCCCAGGCACAGGCCAGTTTCAGCGCCGCGATGATTTCCTCGTCCGTCGCGTCCTTTTTCGCCAGCCGCATGTTTTCCGCTATCGTTCCGCTCAGCAGTGTATTCCCCTGGGGCACATAAGAGATCAGGCTCCGGCTTTCCGCGCTCATGCCCAGCGGTTCCCCGTTCTCCGGAATAAACGCGCAGCTTCCGTCCTTCGGTTCCAGGATCCCCAGCAGCAGACGCAGCACCGTTGTCTTTCCTTCTCCGCTGGGGCCCACCAGTGCCGTGATCTGCCCTGGCTTAGCCTCAAAGTCTGATTCCTCGATCACCTGTTCCCCGTTGTCATAGGCAAAGTCCACTTTATCCATTTTCAGGGTCAGGCCGCCCTTATAGTATTCATCCGGTATTCCCCCTTCTTCATGCTTTTCCCTCGGCAGAGCCATCAGCTCTTGGATACGATGGGCCGATACGCTGCTGGTAATGAATCCCGGGATAATACCCACCACGCTGTGGAACGCTCCGCTCAGGGAGCTCCGCTGCTGCAGGAACAAGGTCATGGTACCGTAAGTGATAGATCCTCCCCACAAAAGAAACAGGGCATATCCGTATGCAATATATTCCACAATCAGGCTCAGGATTGCCATAAACACATTCGTCCTGATCTGAAACATGTTCCAGGCCAGGGTAATCCGTCTATACTGGTTTTGCAGTTCCTTCAGCTGGCTGCTGAAGGAATCCATGATGCCGAAGCTCTTTACCGTATCCAGATTATATAACGCTTCCGTCTCAAAAGAATACATCTTGCTGGTGGTTTCCATCATCTCTTCCCGGTGTTCCTTCTGCTTCTGTACCAGGTATCGGCTCATCAGTAGGATCACAGGTGCGCTGGAAAGAGCGATCAGACTCATCACAGGACTGTAATGCCAGATCACCGCAAAAGTGGTTATAAAGGTATATACAGAGATGATCACACTGGGCAGCCAGCTGATGGCGTTGTTCGCCACCGTGCCAATGTCCCCATGGAAGCGGTTCAGAATATCTCCGTTGGAAAACTGGTTCAGCGACTGCCATCCGGCATCCATTACACTGTTGAATACATCTGCCCTGATCACATTGGTCATATCCACATCCAGCTTCTGCCGGATCCGTCCCGTAAGGTTGGTGATAAAAAGTGATAACAGTGCACTTCCTGCCATGACCAGGGCAGCCAGCCACAGCTGATCCACCTTATGTCCGACTACCACATCCACCAGAAACTTCCCTGCAATGGATGCCACCAATGCCAGGGTGCTGCTTAAAAGACCCAGTACGGTATATGCCGCAATAGGCCCTTTGAAACGTTTGGAATAGGAAAATATCCATTTCCAGTCCGTAAAGATCTCACCGAAGGTACCCTTTTGCCAGCGTTCCTTCAGAGAACTCAGCGTTTCTGACTGCATACCTTATCCTTTCATATAGAAGTGAGGAATGAAAAAGCGCCTTCATGAATGCTTGGAGGCGCTGGGTTTATAAGTTTATACGTTTAATAGGGTGAATTACTGTAACTGCCAATGTTGTCCTTTATTGTTTCCACGGGATACAAAAGTATATCCGCCAACTTTTACCGTTGTCCCATTACTTGGATTCTGAGCACCGCCAAACCCGGTACATTGAAAGTTATTTGTTGGTCCGCCATTATATGTGGCGCAGTAGTTGCTATTATTCAAAACATCAGACGCACTGGCAAATGTGCTTGTCGTCATAAATCCGGCAAAGTCAAACTTAACTATTTCTACCTGAGGTTTCTGATACGTCATAATAATCCCTCTGTGCTATCAATCAGAAAACTTTACAGGAAGTGCCATAACTCTTACAAGAATTATGACTATTGTCGGTATATCCTGTGCATATACGTCCGTTATAACTGGCACATGTTGCGCCGCCAAATGAGGGAGTCGTCCAGGATGTACAGCTCTGGCCAACAGTATATGTACCGCAGTTGTGACCAACTGAGTCTGTGTATCCGGCGCATTCTCCACCCATCAGGGATCCGGTCATAAATCCTTCAAAGTCGAATAATACAATTTCCACTTCCGGCTTCTGGTACGTCATCGTGCTTTTCTCCTCTCCTGTAACTTCACGTCGCCTCTTGTCTGTTGGTTTTGATACATTTACTTGTAGATAGTAACATGGTAAACGTTTTCTGTCAACAATATTGGTTACATTTTATAAATTCTTAACATTTATCATTACTTAATGTAACTTTCTAATTTGTATTGTACTTATTTCATAGCACTTTTGCAGTTTTTGTACGTTTTAACCCCATTTTCTGCATCTTTGGTCACGTTGCCTTGCAAACACTGCAAAAAAGAAAGAATCGTTTCCCGATTTCCCATTTTTATGTACGTCATCTTGGCAGCGTGTTTTGTCATCTCGACTGGAGCCGCAGGCGTAGCGGAGAGATCTCATTCTTAATTGTGCATTCTTAATTGTTCATTGTTTTAAGCCCATATTGTCATCTTGACCGGAGCCGCTGGCGTAGCGGAGAAATCTTTTCCCGGCCCAAAATAAAAAGAACGGCGCTTCGCGTCGTTCTCTCCACCATTCAGAATTGTTGAGCAACTGTCCAAATCTGTGATTTGAGCAACAGTTGCCATGCTACAGCTGTCAAAAGTCTTTTCAGACTTTTGGTAACAGCGATCGCAGAATTCTGAATTAGTTTTTACTCTTCTATCGCAAACTCCACTACTTCCAGGAACTCATCAAGATCCTTTCTTGCCGTTTCTTCATCGAGATCATCATAATAATCAAGCATAGCTCGAATAAGCTTTTCTTTTGTGTTCAGTCCGTCCCGGATATTCTCCCACAGAAAAGCCCCGGCATTGTTCAGCCGGATCAGGCCGTTAAAGTCCCTGCTGGCGTCTCCCACGGTAACAACAACATATCCTCCGCCCAGCTTGTTGATCACATATCCTTCCTTAATCTTCATTCCCCATCCCTCACAATCTAAAGTATTTGATCGCCGTCTCCGCGGCGGATATATCATTCGTGCAGCGCAGCCGGTATACCGGCACGATGTTCACCATACGGTCGATCAGTTGCATCAGTTTCAACATATCCACCTGACCATTCCCCGGCAGATGAAAGTGCCCCATCAGTTCTCCCAGGTGTTCAAATGCGTCTATCGGGAATATCTCATTCTTTTCTCCCCGTTCCAGCAAGCATAATGCCTTCAACAGCGCGCATGTATTGGTATTCCACCCTTCCTTCCCGCACCACGGCGTCCCATACACCAGCAACGTGTCCGAAGAAAGCGCATTCGAAGGGTTTTCCCCGGTCGAATCCGATAATTCTGAATTCTGAATTGTTGAGCAACTGTCCAAATCTTCGATTTGGGGAACAGTTGCCATGCTACAGCTGTCAAAAGTCTTTCCAGACTTTTGGTAACAGCGATCGCAGAATTCTGCATTGAATCGTAGTATCGGTTTATCTCCATTGATAACCGATACACGATTCTTTAGTACTTCCTTCCAGTATCTCGTATGCGTAGTCTTCCCCGTCCCGCTTTCTGCGGAAAACGCATATGCTCCCCCGTCCACTTCAACCACAGAGCCGTGCATCACAAAAGCATCAAAGGCCGGCAGTGCAT of Aristaeella lactis contains these proteins:
- a CDS encoding RNA polymerase sigma factor, which encodes MTKTMTTPDWEKIYETYSGKVMGYIAARVQRRADAEDLCADVFEKAYKKIDAYDEKKASMSTWIFTITRNTVIDYFRRNKVMDEPDENIAAEGEIDDELLSQETLSELAAALNKLPEELQDIIVLAYYDGKPLTEIAMMMRLSYGAVKIRHQKALALLKKEMTIL
- a CDS encoding metallophosphoesterase family protein, producing MRTIIIGDVHGCAKELSALFDKVKADPEKDRLIMLGDLFDRGPESYEVFQIVQKLDQEFGERFVLLLGNHEDFLLAEKLTLRQKMIWDKVGRGTTVKSFKDHGGKMEDAIPWIQAHCRLYWKGEGYQCVHAGVKVEPIEANDRQTLIHDHGVIFENEYKGILTIVGHVGIEKPMYFDGQGGEGKELVYGEETALPEHGVICIDTGCGKGGRLTAMVVEGRAFRVFA
- a CDS encoding ABC transporter ATP-binding protein, which translates into the protein MESNLKRVKAVFSSPVYKSIHRWMKPFRLPICAISLLGISGTALSLCMTMVTKELIDGATSHDSSLLWKYGILLVAIIAIERGISVFTSYLRTRTSARMQLEMQRQVTESLMSKEYPALKPFHSGELVSRVFSDVSVVRDGALNLLPSVLRLSVSFFGAAGILISMDWRFVPVLIVTGVAGVILTAAFRNPMKRRHKRMQDAQAKLHASTQETLENVRLIKASVSEERALENMDEHREHLAKEQIRNGKLSIAMNNGMGSLFDISWLICNLWGCVKIYQGTFTYGGLAALIQLVGRIQTPIANAVSLISQAYGVVASAERLQEVIGLPDEEAGTPLKAFDEIRLENVGFQYEESPEDVLKGVSAVIKRGDFVALTGISGGGKTSLFQLLLGIYRPNTGSVTFVNGNESVPASKGTRSLFAYVPQGNMLMSGTLKDNLTMFTDEASDEKIEAAVQAACLDELVKKVGMDAKLGERGIGLSEGQAQRLAIARALLSDAPILLLDEATSALDEETEATVLRNIDAMRDKTVIIVTHRRAALSICDRVFNLEDGRLIANAQMNTEN
- a CDS encoding ABC transporter ATP-binding protein, which gives rise to MQSETLSSLKERWQKGTFGEIFTDWKWIFSYSKRFKGPIAAYTVLGLLSSTLALVASIAGKFLVDVVVGHKVDQLWLAALVMAGSALLSLFITNLTGRIRQKLDVDMTNVIRADVFNSVMDAGWQSLNQFSNGDILNRFHGDIGTVANNAISWLPSVIISVYTFITTFAVIWHYSPVMSLIALSSAPVILLMSRYLVQKQKEHREEMMETTSKMYSFETEALYNLDTVKSFGIMDSFSSQLKELQNQYRRITLAWNMFQIRTNVFMAILSLIVEYIAYGYALFLLWGGSITYGTMTLFLQQRSSLSGAFHSVVGIIPGFITSSVSAHRIQELMALPREKHEEGGIPDEYYKGGLTLKMDKVDFAYDNGEQVIEESDFEAKPGQITALVGPSGEGKTTVLRLLLGILEPKDGSCAFIPENGEPLGMSAESRSLISYVPQGNTLLSGTIAENMRLAKKDATDEEIIAALKLACAWEFVEKLEKGINNDIYERGRGLSEGQAQRISIARALLRDAPVMLMDEATSALDVETERSVLRNILQKSPGRTFIITTHRPTVLSMCDRVYRVVEKKITKLGDEEVENIVRNF
- a CDS encoding PqqD family protein — encoded protein: MKIKEGYVINKLGGGYVVVTVGDASRDFNGLIRLNNAGAFLWENIRDGLNTKEKLIRAMLDYYDDLDEETARKDLDEFLEVVEFAIEE